A portion of the Thermodesulfobacteriota bacterium genome contains these proteins:
- the crcB gene encoding fluoride efflux transporter CrcB, which translates to MVTSELNKLMLVMLGGSLGAISRYGVGLLTARLWGTHFPWGTLIVNLTGCFLVGLIFALADRGRLVTPEMRLLLITGYLGALTTFSSFSLETVNAGRSGLVLLPLVNILVNNIGGFFLTLAGVWVGNLK; encoded by the coding sequence ATGGTGACGTCTGAACTCAATAAACTGATGCTGGTAATGCTTGGCGGCAGCCTGGGCGCGATCAGCCGCTACGGCGTGGGCCTGCTGACCGCCCGTCTGTGGGGCACCCACTTCCCCTGGGGCACGCTTATCGTCAACCTGACGGGATGCTTTCTGGTCGGCCTGATCTTCGCTCTGGCCGACCGCGGCCGGCTGGTGACGCCGGAAATGCGCCTGCTGCTGATCACCGGCTATCTGGGAGCCCTGACCACTTTTTCTTCTTTTTCCCTGGAAACGGTTAATGCCGGCCGTTCCGGCCTGGTCCTACTCCCCCTGGTCAACATTCTTGTCAATAATATCGGCGGGTTTTTCCTTACACTGGCCGGTGTGTGGGTGGGAAACCTTAAATAG
- a CDS encoding DUF190 domain-containing protein → MMLDYKAIEIFTSESARYQGKPLTEAVIDYVRGLKIGARCIVTRGVAGCYESGETATSRIEILSFNMPIRIYIVVPAGQCDRVLDGLNSKINDGIIALHDLKVIRHRARNAFFPRQLMVRDVMTADPRSVTPDTRLVDVARLLLSSVFTGVPVIDEDRRPVGVISQGDLIRKGGLPLRLGLLAETDRNRLDGVLNQMAARRAAEVMTSPAVMIAEDQPLSAAVELMLAKSVKRLPVTDSLGRISGVLSRVDVFRTVMREAPDWNAFSAQDIDVTQLKRVADILRRDTHAVSPDTPLEEVIRIIDDNDIQRVAVVDEAGRLLGLISDRDLLRFFRHEPTGIWQRLSRMARHIQQEVSGASEAVLANTTAGTVMTTDLTTTGEEMLIEEAISLMIDRQLKRLPVVDAEGRFKGMISRDSLLRTGFKSSG, encoded by the coding sequence ATGATGCTCGATTATAAAGCCATTGAAATATTCACCAGCGAGTCGGCCCGCTACCAGGGCAAACCGCTGACCGAGGCGGTCATCGATTACGTGCGCGGCCTGAAAATCGGAGCCCGCTGCATTGTCACCCGGGGCGTGGCCGGTTGTTACGAAAGCGGCGAAACCGCCACCAGCCGGATCGAAATCCTCTCCTTCAACATGCCCATTCGGATTTACATCGTTGTCCCGGCCGGTCAGTGCGATCGGGTTCTGGACGGCTTGAACAGCAAGATCAATGACGGCATTATCGCTTTACATGATCTGAAAGTCATCCGTCACCGGGCCCGCAACGCGTTTTTCCCCAGGCAACTGATGGTGCGTGATGTGATGACGGCCGATCCCCGAAGTGTAACCCCCGATACCCGGCTGGTCGATGTGGCCCGGCTGCTGCTTTCATCGGTGTTCACGGGCGTACCGGTAATCGATGAAGATCGGCGCCCGGTCGGCGTCATCAGCCAGGGGGACTTGATCCGTAAAGGCGGTCTTCCTCTGCGGCTGGGTTTGCTGGCTGAAACGGACCGGAACCGGCTGGATGGGGTATTGAATCAGATGGCCGCCCGCCGGGCCGCGGAGGTCATGACCAGTCCGGCGGTGATGATTGCCGAAGATCAGCCTCTGTCCGCGGCCGTGGAACTGATGCTGGCCAAGAGCGTCAAGCGATTGCCCGTGACCGACTCGCTGGGGCGGATTTCCGGCGTTCTGTCGCGGGTTGACGTCTTTCGGACGGTCATGCGGGAAGCACCTGACTGGAATGCCTTCAGCGCCCAGGACATCGACGTCACCCAGCTCAAGCGGGTGGCCGATATTCTGAGGCGGGACACGCACGCGGTTTCTCCGGACACCCCTCTTGAGGAGGTGATCCGCATCATCGACGACAACGATATCCAGCGGGTAGCCGTTGTGGATGAGGCCGGCAGGCTGCTGGGGTTGATATCGGACCGGGATCTGCTGCGATTTTTCCGTCATGAGCCAACCGGTATCTGGCAGCGGCTTTCCCGGATGGCCCGTCATATTCAGCAGGAAGTGAGCGGAGCGTCCGAAGCGGTTCTGGCCAACACCACCGCCGGAACCGTCATGACGACCGATCTGACCACGACCGGGGAAGAAATGCTGATCGAAGAGGCCATCAGCCTGATGATCGATCGGCAGTTAAAACGACTTCCCGTGGTAGATGCGGAGGGTCGGTTTAAAGGCATGATCAGCCGGGATTCGCTGCTTCGCACCGGATTCAAATCTTCGGGTTGA
- a CDS encoding cytoplasmic protein: MQPELSTAPGPLAPVAGIVNAAVSPGKLGAVVARAGMGKTSFLVQTALYAMMTGKNVLHINLSDTVKKTALWYNEVFNLMTARCGRTDKGFSLPPLLARRLIMTMKIAGFSIDAVRERLMDFIEQGVFSPQMVVLDGVKFDGSARETVAAVKELGRELSFGVWLSVPAHREEARDERQRPAGFAAVADLFDVAWELLPEGDRILVRALAAGTSAPVDPGLYLNPSTQMLDVA, translated from the coding sequence ATGCAGCCTGAACTGTCAACCGCACCCGGACCCCTGGCCCCCGTGGCCGGTATCGTCAATGCCGCCGTGTCCCCCGGGAAACTGGGAGCCGTGGTGGCGCGCGCCGGAATGGGGAAAACCTCTTTTCTGGTCCAGACCGCCCTGTATGCCATGATGACCGGGAAAAACGTCTTGCACATCAATCTGTCCGATACCGTCAAGAAAACCGCTCTCTGGTACAATGAGGTGTTTAACCTGATGACGGCGCGCTGCGGCCGGACGGATAAAGGATTTTCTCTGCCGCCGCTGCTGGCCCGCCGGCTGATCATGACCATGAAAATCGCCGGTTTCTCCATTGACGCCGTCCGGGAGCGGCTGATGGATTTTATTGAGCAGGGCGTTTTTTCGCCGCAAATGGTGGTCCTGGATGGCGTGAAGTTTGATGGGTCGGCCAGGGAAACCGTGGCCGCCGTCAAAGAGCTGGGCCGGGAACTCTCCTTCGGCGTCTGGCTGTCCGTCCCGGCCCACCGCGAGGAAGCCCGTGATGAACGACAGCGGCCGGCGGGGTTCGCCGCCGTGGCCGATCTGTTCGATGTCGCCTGGGAACTGTTGCCGGAAGGGGACAGGATCCTGGTCCGGGCCCTGGCTGCCGGAACGTCCGCTCCCGTTGACCCGGGCCTGTATCTGAATCCGTCGACTCAGATGCTGGACGTGGCGTAA
- the fusA gene encoding elongation factor G: MKHSSQPLRNIGISAHIDSGKTTLTERILFYTKRIHAIHDVKGKDGVGATMDFMELEKERGITIASAATFCEWKKCSINIIDTPGHVDFTIEVERSLRVLDSAVLVLCAVGGVQSQSITVDRQMKRYNVPCLAFVNKCDRSGADPYRVARQLKEKLGHNAVLMQIPIGLEADFEGVVDLVTMKAFYFDGENGETIRVSEVPESLKEKAREMREALIDAASAFSDELTDAILEEKEVSEAMLVKAVRQGAFARGLTPVFMGSAYKNKGVQPLLDAVIEYMPAPEDAENTAIDLDKDQELITLTHDPDKPVIALAFKLEDGRFGQLTYVRVYQGTLSKGEIVVNVRTGKKVRIGRLVRMHADQMEDIETISAGGIGALFGVDCASGDTFTSDGLRVTMTSIFVPDPVVSLAVKANDNKSEIAMSKAINRFTKEDPTFKTHVDKETNETIIQGMGELHLDVYLERMRREYDAAITVGSPQVAYRETITRRVEFNYTHKKQTGGAGQYGRIAGYMEPAPGEGFVFSNKITGGSIPTQYIPACEKGFQKCIEKGPWLEFPVVDVKVEINDGASHAVDSSEMAFEQAARGAFVSAYRQAGPVIHEPIMKVTVETPPEFQGGAMKLLNQRRGIVVGTQDEGVSCCIEAQVPLAEMFGFSNVLRSSSQGQAQFTMEFMAYQQVPAAIAEEIEKKRTQKQEK; this comes from the coding sequence ATGAAACACAGTTCACAGCCATTGAGGAACATCGGCATCAGCGCTCACATTGACTCGGGTAAAACCACGCTTACCGAGCGGATACTTTTCTATACCAAGCGGATTCACGCCATTCACGACGTCAAGGGCAAGGACGGCGTCGGCGCCACCATGGATTTCATGGAACTGGAAAAGGAACGGGGCATTACCATCGCTTCGGCCGCCACCTTCTGTGAATGGAAAAAATGCAGCATCAACATCATCGACACTCCGGGTCACGTTGATTTTACCATCGAAGTGGAGCGGTCGCTCCGCGTTCTGGACAGTGCCGTTCTGGTGCTGTGCGCCGTGGGCGGGGTCCAGTCCCAGTCCATCACCGTGGACCGGCAGATGAAACGGTATAATGTTCCCTGCCTGGCCTTTGTAAACAAGTGCGATCGCAGCGGGGCCGACCCCTATCGCGTGGCCCGGCAACTGAAGGAAAAACTCGGCCATAATGCCGTGCTCATGCAGATTCCCATCGGCCTGGAGGCCGACTTCGAAGGGGTGGTCGACCTGGTGACCATGAAGGCGTTCTATTTTGACGGAGAAAACGGGGAAACCATCCGGGTTTCGGAAGTCCCTGAATCCCTGAAAGAGAAAGCCCGGGAAATGCGTGAAGCGCTGATCGACGCGGCTTCCGCCTTTTCCGATGAACTGACCGATGCCATCCTGGAAGAGAAGGAGGTCAGCGAAGCCATGCTGGTTAAGGCCGTCCGGCAGGGCGCTTTTGCCCGCGGCTTAACACCGGTATTCATGGGATCGGCCTATAAGAACAAAGGGGTTCAACCGCTCCTGGACGCGGTAATCGAGTACATGCCCGCGCCGGAAGACGCTGAAAACACGGCCATTGATCTGGATAAAGACCAGGAGTTGATTACGCTGACGCATGATCCGGACAAACCGGTGATCGCCCTGGCTTTCAAGCTGGAGGACGGCCGGTTCGGTCAGCTGACTTATGTGCGCGTGTATCAGGGAACCCTGTCAAAAGGGGAAATCGTCGTCAACGTCAGAACCGGTAAAAAGGTCCGGATCGGCCGGCTGGTGCGCATGCATGCCGATCAGATGGAGGATATCGAGACAATTTCCGCCGGCGGCATCGGCGCCCTGTTCGGCGTTGATTGCGCCTCCGGCGACACCTTTACGAGCGACGGACTCCGGGTGACGATGACGTCCATATTCGTGCCCGACCCGGTTGTTTCGCTGGCGGTCAAGGCCAACGATAATAAATCGGAAATCGCCATGTCCAAGGCGATCAACCGGTTCACCAAGGAAGACCCGACCTTTAAGACCCACGTGGATAAAGAGACCAACGAAACGATCATCCAGGGCATGGGAGAATTGCACCTGGATGTTTATCTGGAGAGGATGCGGCGGGAGTATGATGCCGCCATCACCGTCGGCAGCCCCCAGGTGGCCTACCGGGAGACCATTACCCGGCGGGTGGAATTTAATTACACGCATAAAAAGCAGACCGGCGGCGCCGGCCAGTATGGACGGATCGCGGGATACATGGAACCGGCTCCGGGAGAGGGTTTTGTTTTTTCGAACAAGATTACCGGCGGAAGCATTCCGACACAATATATTCCGGCCTGTGAAAAAGGCTTTCAAAAGTGCATAGAAAAAGGGCCCTGGCTTGAATTTCCCGTGGTGGATGTAAAAGTGGAAATCAACGACGGCGCCTCCCACGCGGTGGATTCGTCGGAAATGGCATTTGAACAGGCGGCTCGCGGCGCCTTTGTCTCCGCCTACCGCCAGGCCGGACCGGTCATCCATGAGCCCATCATGAAAGTGACCGTTGAAACACCGCCCGAATTCCAGGGAGGAGCCATGAAACTGCTGAATCAACGGCGCGGCATCGTCGTCGGCACCCAGGACGAAGGCGTTTCCTGCTGCATTGAAGCGCAGGTTCCGCTGGCGGAAATGTTCGGCTTTTCCAACGTCCTGCGATCATCCAGCCAGGGGCAGGCCCAGTTTACCATGGAGTTCATGGCCTATCAGCAAGTACCGGCAGCCATTGCCGAAGAAATAGAAAAAAAGAGAACTCAAAAGCAGGAGAAATAG
- a CDS encoding NUDIX hydrolase, producing the protein MTSHRNPLLTVDIIIQCRSGIVLIERKNPPHGWALPGGFVDYGEPVEVAAVREAAEETGLVVNLIEQFHVYSDPSRDPRHHTVSVVFIADAEGFPEAADDAARAGIFTHDRLPRPLAFDHGRILSDYFRYVRGEKKTIIFR; encoded by the coding sequence ATGACATCGCATCGCAACCCGCTGCTGACGGTTGATATTATCATTCAGTGCCGTTCCGGAATCGTTCTGATCGAAAGGAAAAACCCGCCCCACGGCTGGGCCCTGCCGGGCGGGTTTGTGGATTACGGTGAGCCGGTCGAAGTTGCCGCCGTCAGGGAAGCGGCCGAAGAGACCGGCCTGGTTGTCAATTTGATAGAACAGTTTCACGTTTATTCCGATCCGTCACGGGATCCCCGTCATCACACCGTGTCCGTGGTGTTCATCGCCGATGCCGAGGGCTTTCCTGAAGCCGCCGACGATGCCGCCCGGGCCGGAATATTTACTCATGATAGGCTGCCGCGGCCCCTGGCCTTTGACCACGGCCGCATCCTTTCCGACTACTTCCGGTATGTCCGGGGCGAAAAGAAAACCATCATTTTCCGTTAA
- a CDS encoding PAS domain S-box protein, which translates to MSSQSSFTENEALVQALFEQNVVGVAQSKIDTFRVVRINQRFCDILGYTREEMKELDWRTFTHPDDLPKNLDHLRQLREGSIRAFTMEKRYIRKDGSLAWVNLTVLPMWQPDVPPDDQLVLVEDITRRKTAEEALRESEALVHSIGNHLPNGMLYQIVRSKDSHRNFTYVSDAVWRFYGCSPEEAMADAGRIYSRVLEEDFPRVHAEEETANADFIPFSTECRMKNPDGTIRWSYFASSPRRLENGDTCWDGIEIDITERKKMQENLFNEQLLSEHMINSLPGIFYLFDENGRYLRWNRNLEIVTGKSPEEIGQASPLDFFEGTDKDLVAERIKEVYEKGSSSAEAHLVVKDGKQIPYFFTGLRIQFEGKHYLIGVGLDISERKAMEEQLLQARKMEALGRLAGGVAHDFNNMLQAILGYAELALAVSDPSGRMHDNLTLIKETAERSADLTGQLLAFARRQTANPRVLDLNEAVTGILNLLRRLIGENIELTWKPGTDLWPVKMDTAQIDQILTNLAVNARDAISGQGNLIIETGNVSLDDHCCQRHSDWKPGEYVLLEMRDSGYGMDQEILEHLFEPFFTTKEMGRGTGLGMATVYGIIKQNQGLIDVDSRPGQGTVVRVYLPRSNETLTKDQTVIETPTRSSGTILLVEDNETVLAFTETVLKMHGYTVLAARSPGEALETALSYQEPVHLLITDVVMPEMNGRALADRITPLRPGIKTLFMSGYTADIISRHGVLDPGLHFLQKPFSVSVLTNKVKEILG; encoded by the coding sequence ATGTCTTCCCAGTCATCCTTCACGGAAAACGAGGCCCTGGTCCAGGCTCTATTCGAACAGAATGTTGTCGGAGTGGCTCAAAGCAAGATTGATACCTTTCGAGTCGTCCGGATCAACCAGCGTTTCTGCGATATCCTCGGCTATACCCGGGAGGAGATGAAAGAGCTGGATTGGCGCACCTTCACCCACCCGGACGATCTTCCGAAGAACCTTGACCATCTGCGACAACTGCGGGAAGGAAGCATCCGCGCCTTTACCATGGAGAAGCGTTATATCCGTAAAGACGGTTCACTGGCCTGGGTCAATCTGACCGTTCTGCCCATGTGGCAACCCGATGTCCCGCCTGATGATCAGCTTGTCCTGGTAGAAGATATCACTCGTCGGAAAACAGCGGAAGAGGCGCTGCGGGAAAGCGAGGCTCTGGTCCACTCCATCGGCAACCATCTGCCCAACGGCATGCTCTACCAGATTGTCCGAAGCAAAGACAGTCACCGGAATTTCACCTATGTGAGTGACGCGGTCTGGCGCTTTTATGGATGTTCGCCGGAAGAGGCCATGGCCGATGCCGGCAGAATTTACAGCCGTGTTCTTGAGGAGGATTTTCCCAGGGTACACGCCGAAGAGGAAACGGCGAATGCGGACTTTATCCCATTTTCCACGGAATGCCGGATGAAAAATCCGGACGGAACCATCCGCTGGTCCTATTTTGCTTCCAGTCCTCGCCGGCTGGAAAACGGTGATACCTGCTGGGATGGCATAGAAATCGATATCACCGAACGTAAAAAAATGCAGGAAAATCTATTTAATGAACAGCTTCTTTCAGAGCACATGATCAACAGCCTGCCGGGTATTTTCTACCTTTTTGACGAAAACGGCCGATACCTGCGCTGGAACCGGAACCTGGAAATTGTTACCGGCAAATCCCCGGAAGAGATCGGACAGGCCTCCCCATTGGACTTTTTTGAAGGCACCGACAAAGATCTGGTCGCGGAACGGATAAAAGAAGTGTATGAAAAAGGGTCGTCTTCCGCGGAAGCCCATCTCGTCGTAAAAGACGGTAAACAGATTCCATACTTTTTCACCGGCCTGCGTATTCAGTTTGAAGGTAAGCATTATCTGATCGGCGTCGGTCTTGATATTTCCGAGCGAAAGGCAATGGAAGAGCAACTGCTCCAGGCCCGTAAGATGGAGGCCCTGGGGCGGCTGGCCGGGGGCGTAGCCCATGATTTCAACAATATGCTCCAGGCGATTCTCGGCTACGCCGAACTGGCCTTGGCCGTGTCCGATCCATCCGGTCGCATGCATGACAACCTTACCTTGATCAAAGAAACCGCCGAGCGATCGGCCGACCTGACCGGGCAGCTCCTGGCGTTCGCCCGCAGGCAGACCGCCAATCCGCGGGTGCTGGACCTCAACGAAGCCGTAACCGGTATACTGAATCTCCTCCGCCGTCTTATCGGCGAAAATATCGAACTGACCTGGAAGCCCGGAACTGACCTGTGGCCGGTCAAAATGGATACCGCCCAGATTGATCAGATCCTGACCAACCTGGCGGTCAACGCCCGGGACGCCATTTCCGGCCAGGGAAACCTGATCATTGAAACCGGCAATGTTTCGCTTGACGATCACTGCTGTCAGCGACATTCGGACTGGAAACCCGGTGAATATGTCCTCCTGGAGATGCGGGACAGCGGCTACGGTATGGACCAGGAAATACTGGAACACCTTTTCGAGCCTTTTTTTACCACCAAGGAAATGGGCCGGGGAACGGGGCTTGGAATGGCCACGGTATACGGCATCATCAAACAGAACCAGGGCCTGATCGATGTGGACAGCCGGCCGGGCCAGGGGACCGTCGTCCGCGTTTATCTTCCCCGATCAAATGAAACCCTGACAAAAGACCAGACCGTCATAGAAACGCCGACCCGGAGTTCAGGAACCATCCTGCTGGTCGAAGACAATGAAACGGTTCTGGCTTTTACCGAAACGGTCCTGAAAATGCACGGATACACGGTGCTGGCGGCAAGGTCACCCGGCGAGGCGCTGGAAACGGCCCTGTCATATCAGGAGCCGGTGCACCTGCTGATTACCGACGTCGTCATGCCCGAAATGAACGGCCGGGCTCTGGCGGACCGGATCACGCCTCTCCGGCCGGGGATTAAAACCCTGTTCATGTCCGGCTACACCGCCGACATCATTTCCCGCCACGGCGTCCTGGATCCGGGACTCCACTTTCTCCAGAAGCCTTTTTCCGTTTCTGTCCTGACCAACAAGGTTAAGGAAATCCTGGGTTAA
- a CDS encoding MBL fold metallo-hydrolase codes for MEKDQVNENPTPQGVTRREALKLSGMALGGVVLGSGMIGQTTVKALAADSNCQEQCPPAPACTWGDAVQAQQYSYFDGLDEFYPIDQSTSTTIPRLGRNEMRITFMGSCIPLNLRRVQQMMSIFVEVGWDDDKQMPADQFVFDCGSGVCTNYTAMNVNYGRMDKIFLTHLHGDHMSDLVHIYCFGPSSDRKSPLYVWSHGNSGVTAPGGKRYDDGVKSFCSHLRKACRWHSESFSFQTTRYYGYPKPGEVKKKWGLPCDPQPVSDDRYDDAYAMIPIELDWTKYGKKAGDNIAYHNRDTGVKITHFPVIHARQGSIGYKLEWLTPDGDILSMIFTGDTKPEYHSIEQARNGGKGVDVFIHEMGLPAEVWAFMNLGLDAPPPDGTPGWDAAVNEIKMVQNSSHSPQGAFGYVLSQITPRPRLTVATHMPVSDATVACAKKSVQEHFPNEVVYQGNNPGNGDVRMTWSFDRMVITVSRDAIIEQKANVSDFCNPAATNLPSGDAYPAKYHNPDGSGDPFAQIERKTEIPSCNRETDACNFREDGY; via the coding sequence ATGGAAAAGGATCAGGTAAACGAAAATCCGACTCCCCAGGGGGTGACCAGAAGAGAAGCATTGAAACTCTCGGGCATGGCCCTGGGCGGGGTCGTCCTCGGCAGCGGCATGATCGGTCAGACAACGGTCAAAGCGCTGGCGGCCGACAGCAATTGTCAGGAGCAATGCCCGCCGGCTCCCGCCTGTACCTGGGGAGACGCGGTCCAGGCCCAGCAGTACAGTTACTTTGACGGTCTGGACGAGTTCTACCCCATCGATCAGTCCACCTCGACGACCATCCCGCGTCTGGGCAGAAACGAAATGCGGATCACTTTCATGGGTTCATGCATTCCGCTGAACCTGCGCCGGGTCCAGCAGATGATGAGCATCTTTGTCGAGGTCGGCTGGGACGACGACAAACAGATGCCCGCCGACCAGTTTGTCTTCGACTGCGGTTCCGGGGTGTGCACCAATTATACCGCCATGAATGTCAACTACGGCCGGATGGACAAGATCTTTCTGACCCACCTGCATGGCGATCACATGAGCGATCTGGTCCACATTTACTGTTTCGGCCCTTCGTCGGACCGCAAGAGTCCCCTTTATGTGTGGAGCCACGGAAATTCAGGCGTGACTGCTCCCGGCGGCAAGCGCTATGATGACGGCGTCAAGTCCTTCTGCAGTCACTTGCGGAAAGCCTGCCGCTGGCATTCGGAGAGCTTCAGTTTTCAAACCACCCGGTATTACGGATATCCCAAGCCCGGTGAAGTTAAAAAGAAATGGGGACTGCCTTGCGATCCCCAGCCGGTGTCCGATGACCGTTACGATGATGCCTATGCCATGATCCCCATTGAGCTGGACTGGACCAAGTACGGAAAAAAAGCCGGTGATAATATCGCCTATCACAACCGGGATACCGGCGTTAAAATCACCCATTTCCCCGTGATCCATGCCCGCCAGGGCTCCATCGGCTACAAGCTCGAATGGCTGACCCCGGACGGTGATATCCTGTCCATGATTTTCACCGGTGACACCAAACCCGAATACCACAGCATCGAGCAGGCCAGGAACGGGGGCAAGGGAGTGGATGTTTTTATCCATGAAATGGGCTTGCCCGCGGAAGTCTGGGCTTTTATGAATCTCGGCCTTGACGCGCCTCCGCCGGACGGTACCCCGGGGTGGGATGCCGCCGTCAATGAAATAAAAATGGTTCAGAACAGCTCCCATTCGCCCCAGGGCGCCTTCGGATATGTTCTCAGCCAGATCACGCCCCGTCCGCGCCTGACCGTGGCCACCCACATGCCGGTGTCCGACGCCACGGTGGCCTGCGCCAAGAAAAGCGTCCAGGAACACTTTCCCAATGAGGTCGTTTATCAGGGCAACAACCCCGGCAACGGAGACGTGCGCATGACCTGGTCCTTTGACCGCATGGTCATCACCGTGTCAAGGGACGCGATCATCGAACAGAAGGCGAATGTTTCCGACTTCTGCAACCCCGCCGCCACCAATCTTCCCTCCGGCGATGCCTATCCGGCCAAGTACCATAACCCGGACGGCAGCGGCGATCCTTTCGCCCAGATCGAGCGGAAAACGGAGATTCCCTCCTGCAACCGGGAAACAGATGCCTGCAACTTCCGTGAGGATGGCTATTAA
- a CDS encoding sulfite exporter TauE/SafE family protein, whose translation MIWIISYIVLGAAVGVLAGLLGVGGGLIIVPMLSFLFTAQGFAPAHILHMALGTSLASIMFTSVSSFRSHHKHGAVVWPAVIAIAPGILLGTFGGSYIAALLSTRFLKGFFGFFLYYVATQMVLGFKPKPGRSLPRAPGMIAAGGVIGAFSSLVGIGGGSLSVPFLAWCNIPVHHAIGTSAAIGFPIAVAGGIGYVVNGLKAAGLPSHTLGFVHVEALLGIAAASILTAPLGAKLAHSLPVDRLKKIFAVFLYVIGTKMLWSLI comes from the coding sequence ATGATATGGATCATCTCATACATCGTTCTGGGCGCGGCCGTGGGCGTGCTGGCCGGTCTTCTGGGCGTCGGCGGCGGACTGATCATCGTGCCGATGCTGTCCTTTTTGTTCACGGCCCAGGGCTTTGCCCCCGCGCACATCCTTCACATGGCCCTGGGCACATCCCTGGCCAGCATCATGTTCACCTCGGTATCCAGTTTCCGGTCTCATCACAAACACGGGGCCGTGGTCTGGCCGGCGGTAATCGCTATCGCCCCGGGCATCCTGCTGGGCACTTTCGGCGGGTCGTATATCGCCGCCCTGCTGTCCACCCGCTTCCTAAAGGGGTTTTTCGGTTTCTTCCTTTACTACGTGGCCACGCAGATGGTTCTGGGCTTCAAGCCCAAACCCGGCCGGTCCCTGCCCCGGGCGCCGGGCATGATTGCCGCCGGCGGTGTCATCGGCGCTTTTTCCAGCCTGGTGGGCATCGGCGGCGGCTCCCTGTCCGTGCCGTTTCTGGCCTGGTGTAACATTCCCGTGCATCACGCCATCGGAACTTCCGCCGCCATCGGCTTTCCCATCGCCGTGGCCGGGGGAATCGGTTATGTCGTCAACGGCCTGAAAGCCGCGGGGCTGCCGTCCCATACCCTGGGCTTTGTCCACGTGGAAGCGCTCCTGGGCATTGCCGCCGCCAGCATCCTGACCGCTCCCCTTGGCGCGAAACTGGCCCACAGCCTGCCGGTGGACCGGCTAAAAAAAATATTCGCGGTTTTCCTGTACGTTATCGGGACGAAAATGCTCTGGTCCCTGATCTGA
- a CDS encoding CBS domain-containing protein: MTLCAKDIMVTDFDKIHVNAPMEDAINMILNGKIRKSGHKTISLMVHDDFLRLAGVITMFDILYHLRPTYLNYGINGDEVSWEGQTEKLIHDLKNKKVHQIMSHNIVSTSPDEHLMAVLDRMVKNRYRRLPVLVNDRPIGVVYISDIYYRMFAQG, translated from the coding sequence ATGACACTCTGCGCGAAAGACATTATGGTGACGGATTTTGACAAAATCCATGTGAACGCCCCCATGGAGGATGCCATCAACATGATTCTGAACGGAAAAATCAGAAAATCAGGACATAAGACCATCAGTCTCATGGTTCATGACGATTTTCTGCGGCTGGCCGGCGTCATTACCATGTTTGATATCCTCTACCATCTCCGGCCGACGTATCTGAATTACGGCATCAACGGCGACGAGGTTTCCTGGGAAGGTCAGACCGAAAAACTTATCCATGATTTGAAAAACAAAAAAGTGCATCAGATCATGAGCCATAATATTGTCAGCACCTCTCCCGACGAGCACCTGATGGCCGTGCTCGACCGCATGGTAAAAAACCGTTACCGCCGGCTTCCGGTTCTGGTTAACGACCGGCCCATCGGAGTCGTTTATATCTCGGATATCTATTACCGGATGTTTGCCCAGGGATAA